A window of the Syntrophothermus lipocalidus DSM 12680 genome harbors these coding sequences:
- the yunB gene encoding sporulation protein YunB, translating into MYGRRRPVWVIPVVIGVLILVIIIVDRNIGPTLSEIARTKAQLMGVECINKAVNERVVRDIEYRDLVLVRTDDRGRVVLIQPNTIKISQLMAKSSLEIAEALDQLSETSLGIPLGQMFGSTFLAGYGPKVRVKVIPAGTVNVDIISKFQSAGINQSRHLIYLKVSSKLKVVVPFSSDEVKVATTIPVAETIIVGDVPGMYVSLEKPNAITRSAVQSLSP; encoded by the coding sequence GTGTATGGCAGGAGGCGGCCGGTATGGGTTATCCCGGTAGTAATAGGGGTACTGATTTTGGTGATAATCATAGTAGATAGAAACATAGGACCTACATTATCCGAGATAGCCAGGACCAAAGCCCAATTGATGGGGGTTGAGTGTATAAACAAAGCGGTCAACGAACGGGTTGTACGAGACATCGAATACCGAGATCTGGTCTTAGTGCGTACGGATGATCGGGGAAGAGTGGTGTTAATTCAGCCGAATACGATAAAAATAAGTCAACTGATGGCGAAAAGCAGCCTGGAAATCGCCGAAGCATTGGACCAGTTGAGCGAGACATCGCTTGGCATACCACTCGGGCAGATGTTTGGTTCTACTTTTCTGGCCGGTTATGGCCCAAAAGTTCGGGTCAAAGTGATTCCGGCAGGCACCGTGAATGTGGACATCATTAGCAAGTTTCAGAGTGCTGGAATTAACCAATCTAGACATTTGATTTATCTTAAAGTATCTAGTAAACTAAAAGTGGTAGTTCCTTTCTCGAGTGATGAGGTGAAAGTGGCTACCACGATTCCGGTAGCGGAGACGATAATAGTTGGGGATGTCCCCGGTATGTATGTGAGTCTAGAGAAGCCGAATGCGATAACGCGTTCGGCTGTTCAATCCTTGAGTCCATAG